A DNA window from Sulfurovum riftiae contains the following coding sequences:
- a CDS encoding apolipoprotein N-acyltransferase gives MLPCSAPIGILLNVLRNFRRHFSTFVLTRGLTISLLGSAFIYLAYWGFSVPWLNSVIGISTLYLLLPSDKTTWAVTGFFTGIFWFWWIALSFNHYHMPWAIPIVILAMGLLYAVLFWLIAYAGSVYRPKNTMVGKPTLHELILKSIGLLLFSYIHPFGFDWYKPELMFVESWFGVEKWQFAIILTGIVLMLWRKHYAYLLIILLAWQPLSETPAALPKDIRIVTTWTTVEEKWDKTLHPEQFDILFSSIDRAIDENKTLVILPESVFPVFLKRSPSLIGALRKRSEKISIVTGGLYWDGKTPRNSTYIFTNGKVQIANKVLLVPFGESNPLPDFLSDWVNRVFYDGAVDYKADSNVTDYSINGQTYRNAICFEATSERLYEGIPKKMIVLSNNGWFTPSIEPTLQKLLLQYYSRKYGTTIYHAVNMAESYLVQNGRTRSIR, from the coding sequence ATGCTTCCTTGTTCTGCTCCCATAGGAATCCTTTTGAATGTATTGAGAAATTTTCGTAGACATTTTAGCACCTTTGTACTAACAAGAGGCTTGACAATCTCTCTTTTGGGTTCGGCCTTCATCTACCTCGCCTACTGGGGATTTTCCGTCCCCTGGCTCAATTCTGTCATAGGTATTTCCACCCTCTACCTGCTCCTTCCGTCCGACAAGACCACCTGGGCAGTTACAGGATTCTTCACCGGTATCTTCTGGTTCTGGTGGATCGCGCTGAGCTTCAACCACTACCATATGCCCTGGGCCATTCCCATTGTCATCCTTGCCATGGGACTGCTTTATGCTGTTCTGTTTTGGCTTATCGCTTACGCAGGGTCGGTTTACCGACCAAAAAACACTATGGTCGGTAAACCGACCCTACATGAACTTATACTAAAATCTATAGGTCTGCTGCTCTTCAGCTACATCCACCCCTTCGGTTTCGACTGGTACAAACCGGAACTGATGTTCGTTGAGAGCTGGTTCGGGGTGGAAAAATGGCAATTCGCAATAATCCTTACCGGAATCGTATTGATGCTGTGGAGAAAACACTATGCCTATCTGCTCATCATACTGTTGGCCTGGCAGCCCCTTTCTGAAACACCGGCGGCACTTCCGAAAGATATCCGGATCGTCACGACATGGACAACGGTGGAGGAGAAGTGGGACAAAACACTGCATCCTGAGCAGTTCGATATACTCTTCTCCTCCATAGACCGGGCGATCGATGAGAACAAAACCCTGGTGATCCTTCCCGAATCGGTCTTTCCGGTATTCCTCAAGCGTTCACCCTCACTGATCGGCGCACTCAGGAAGAGGTCGGAAAAGATCTCCATTGTCACAGGTGGACTTTACTGGGACGGCAAAACCCCCAGGAATTCCACCTATATCTTCACCAACGGCAAGGTACAGATCGCCAACAAGGTCCTTCTGGTACCTTTTGGAGAGAGCAATCCCCTGCCCGATTTTCTCAGCGACTGGGTCAACAGGGTCTTTTATGACGGTGCCGTGGACTACAAAGCCGACAGCAATGTCACGGACTATTCCATCAACGGTCAGACCTATAGAAACGCCATCTGCTTCGAAGCGACCAGTGAAAGACTCTACGAAGGCATCCCTAAAAAGATGATCGTCCTGAGCAACAACGGTTGGTTCACCCCTTCCATCGAGCCTACTTTGCAGAAACTGCTGTTACAATACTACAGCAGAAAGTACGGCACGACCATCTACCATGCTGTCAATATGGCAGAGTCATACCTCGTACAGAATGGACGGACAAGGAGTATCAGATAG
- the yidD gene encoding membrane protein insertion efficiency factor YidD yields the protein MTPIKGYQYLSKMLPANCRYYPTCSEYAKWQFEFNAPHKALAASTLRILRCNQLFDGGIDYPVVTFTPPRHEALRELNGFSGKMKIIYWFVPKDEKRSQYYVIKDFDAINNSQT from the coding sequence ATCACACCGATCAAAGGATACCAGTACCTCTCAAAAATGCTGCCGGCGAACTGCCGCTACTACCCGACCTGCTCGGAGTATGCCAAATGGCAGTTCGAATTCAATGCACCGCACAAAGCCCTGGCCGCCAGCACTCTGCGTATTCTGCGGTGCAATCAGCTCTTTGACGGGGGTATAGACTACCCAGTTGTGACTTTCACACCTCCCCGACACGAAGCTTTACGCGAACTTAATGGATTTTCTGGCAAAATGAAGATTATCTACTGGTTCGTACCCAAAGACGAAAAGAGATCACAGTACTATGTCATAAAGGATTTTGATGCCATCAACAACAGTCAGACTTGA
- the pyrC gene encoding dihydroorotase → MPSTTVRLDAPLDMHLHLRDGEMLHNIAKESAHTFSGAIIMPNLVPPVSSKEEVVAYKERIMEAIGEARFTPYMTLFFKPDYDREFLESVRDEITAIKLYPAGITTNSEGGVSGFDVEELRPALEAMSDLNIPLCVHGETNGFVMDREAEFVSIYEKLAEAFPRLKIIMEHITTKASVEALERFENLYATITLHHLIITLDDVAGGMLQPHLFCKPIAKRPEDREALLNVALAAHPKVMFGSDSAPHPRHAKEACGCAAGVFTAPIALQMLTELFETHNALDNLQAFLSGNAQKIYGITPLTKEVLLEKRPFTIPAEYNGVVPMYAGEEIAYSLKGVRHG, encoded by the coding sequence ATGCCATCAACAACAGTCAGACTTGATGCCCCGCTGGACATGCACCTGCACCTCAGAGACGGTGAGATGCTTCACAATATTGCCAAAGAGAGCGCCCACACCTTCAGTGGTGCAATCATCATGCCCAACCTGGTTCCGCCTGTGAGCAGCAAAGAGGAGGTCGTCGCATACAAAGAGCGTATCATGGAGGCTATAGGAGAAGCACGTTTCACCCCCTATATGACCCTCTTCTTCAAACCTGATTATGACAGGGAATTCCTCGAATCGGTACGTGACGAGATCACCGCTATCAAACTCTACCCGGCCGGCATCACCACCAACTCCGAAGGCGGTGTCAGCGGTTTCGATGTCGAAGAGCTCAGACCGGCCCTCGAAGCAATGAGTGATCTGAACATCCCTCTGTGTGTCCACGGGGAGACCAATGGGTTTGTCATGGACAGAGAGGCGGAGTTCGTCTCCATCTATGAAAAGCTCGCCGAAGCCTTCCCCAGACTCAAGATCATCATGGAGCATATCACGACAAAAGCAAGCGTGGAGGCACTCGAACGTTTCGAGAACCTCTATGCCACGATCACCCTGCACCACCTCATTATCACGCTTGACGACGTTGCAGGCGGTATGCTGCAGCCGCACCTCTTCTGCAAACCCATCGCAAAACGTCCCGAAGACAGAGAAGCACTTCTCAACGTAGCACTGGCAGCCCACCCCAAAGTGATGTTCGGTTCGGACTCGGCCCCGCATCCCAGACATGCCAAAGAGGCCTGTGGGTGTGCCGCCGGCGTCTTTACCGCCCCCATCGCACTCCAGATGCTGACCGAACTCTTTGAAACACATAATGCACTGGACAATCTGCAGGCATTCCTTTCGGGCAATGCCCAAAAGATCTACGGTATTACACCATTGACAAAAGAAGTACTCCTTGAAAAGAGACCCTTCACGATCCCGGCGGAATACAATGGTGTCGTTCCAATGTATGCAGGCGAAGAGATCGCCTATTCCCTCAAAGGGGTCAGACATGGATAG
- a CDS encoding carbonic anhydrase has product MDSRLKEFGAGHESFQKIAFNKSKERFKKLVDEGQHPKALFIGCSDSRVMPAMITSSKPGDLFIVRNIGNFVAPFNPDADFHATASAIEYAVSILEVSDIIVCGHSHCGAIAALYKEIKQTPENIHTIKWLELGHEAKRVALLAHRESPDEVLHRYTEKISVVYQLDNLLTYPGVKQRVEEGTLFLHGWHYNLEDGMIEYYDDENFEFKPLSQK; this is encoded by the coding sequence ATGGATAGCCGACTTAAAGAGTTCGGAGCCGGACATGAATCTTTTCAAAAGATCGCATTCAACAAGAGCAAAGAGCGTTTCAAGAAACTGGTGGATGAAGGCCAGCACCCCAAAGCACTTTTCATAGGCTGCAGTGACTCAAGGGTCATGCCTGCCATGATCACAAGCTCCAAACCCGGAGATCTCTTCATTGTCAGGAATATCGGGAATTTCGTTGCTCCTTTCAATCCTGATGCGGACTTCCATGCCACAGCTTCGGCCATCGAATATGCTGTAAGTATCCTCGAGGTCTCCGATATCATTGTCTGCGGGCACTCCCACTGCGGAGCCATCGCTGCACTTTACAAAGAGATCAAACAGACCCCTGAGAATATCCATACCATCAAGTGGCTCGAACTGGGCCATGAAGCAAAGAGGGTAGCGCTTCTGGCACACAGGGAGAGTCCTGACGAAGTACTTCACCGCTATACTGAAAAGATTTCCGTGGTCTATCAGCTTGACAACCTGCTTACCTATCCGGGTGTCAAACAGCGTGTAGAGGAGGGAACACTCTTTCTTCACGGCTGGCACTACAATCTTGAAGATGGTATGATAGAGTATTATGATGATGAGAACTTCGAATTTAAACCATTAAGCCAAAAGTAA
- the cysK gene encoding cysteine synthase A produces MIANSIEDLIGNTPLVKINSLSERTGATILGKCEFMNPTSSVKDRIAFNMINEAMKSGRITKESTIIEPTSGNTGIGLAAVCAARGLKLILTMPDSMSIERRKLLTYLGAELVLTPAANGMNGAIEKANALEEEIDNAIVLQQFNNADNPDIHRKTTAHEILNDTKGHVDIFVAAVGTGGTLTGTSEVLKAEIPSLEAIAVEPENSAVLSGRTAGAHKIQGIGAGFIPEILNTEIYNEVISVSNEDAFTMAQQVAKEEGLLVGISSGANLYAASLVAARPQNKGKVIVTILCDTAERYLSTELFDI; encoded by the coding sequence ATGATCGCCAACAGTATTGAAGATCTCATAGGAAACACACCACTGGTAAAGATAAATTCCCTTTCAGAGAGAACCGGAGCTACGATTTTGGGGAAATGTGAATTCATGAATCCCACCTCTTCGGTCAAAGACAGGATCGCATTCAATATGATCAATGAGGCGATGAAGAGCGGCCGTATTACCAAAGAGAGTACGATCATCGAACCGACCAGCGGCAATACCGGTATCGGCCTGGCAGCGGTCTGTGCCGCCAGAGGCCTGAAGCTTATCCTCACCATGCCTGACTCCATGAGTATCGAGAGACGCAAACTGCTGACCTACCTGGGTGCGGAACTCGTGCTCACGCCGGCTGCGAACGGTATGAACGGAGCCATTGAAAAAGCCAATGCCCTGGAAGAGGAGATCGACAATGCCATTGTGCTGCAGCAGTTCAACAATGCAGACAATCCGGACATTCACAGGAAGACCACAGCACACGAGATCCTTAATGACACAAAGGGGCACGTCGACATTTTTGTCGCTGCTGTTGGTACGGGAGGTACACTGACAGGTACCTCGGAGGTCCTCAAAGCCGAAATACCGTCACTAGAAGCCATTGCGGTCGAACCGGAGAACTCTGCTGTGCTTTCAGGCAGAACTGCCGGTGCACACAAGATACAGGGTATCGGTGCCGGCTTTATACCGGAGATCCTCAATACCGAAATTTACAATGAGGTCATCTCCGTCAGCAATGAAGATGCTTTCACTATGGCACAGCAGGTCGCCAAAGAAGAAGGCCTGCTTGTCGGTATCTCCTCCGGAGCCAATCTCTACGCTGCTTCACTGGTTGCGGCACGCCCTCAAAACAAAGGCAAGGTGATCGTTACCATCCTTTGCGACACTGCCGAACGTTATCTCTCTACAGAGCTGTTTGATATCTAA
- a CDS encoding aminotransferase class IV family protein, whose amino-acid sequence MDTASPLLFETIRIENGEVFNLSYHQKRFDQSRKALFDAEEKLALSNLISAAPSRGLYRCRIVYDREIQSIDYFPYAPKEINTLRIVPAEIGYGYKYLQRDSLDSLLRENSDVDEIIIEKKGLLTDTTISNIAFYDGETWYTPANPLLEGTMRAKLIDEGFLKRREMTKEELPRYTQVALINAMIGFKILNHFAIQT is encoded by the coding sequence ATGGACACTGCATCACCTCTCCTGTTTGAAACCATCAGAATAGAGAACGGAGAGGTCTTTAATCTTTCTTATCATCAAAAACGCTTCGACCAAAGCAGAAAAGCACTCTTCGATGCAGAAGAGAAACTCGCACTTTCAAACCTGATATCAGCAGCACCCTCCAGGGGACTCTATCGCTGCCGTATCGTATATGACAGAGAGATACAGAGTATCGATTACTTTCCCTATGCTCCCAAAGAGATCAACACACTCAGGATTGTCCCCGCCGAAATTGGATATGGCTACAAATATTTACAAAGAGACTCTCTTGATAGCCTGCTGAGAGAGAACAGTGATGTCGACGAGATCATTATTGAAAAAAAGGGCCTGCTGACAGACACGACCATTTCCAATATCGCTTTTTATGATGGAGAAACATGGTACACACCTGCTAATCCTCTTCTGGAGGGTACGATGAGAGCCAAACTGATCGATGAAGGTTTTCTGAAGAGAAGAGAGATGACAAAAGAAGAGCTGCCACGTTATACACAAGTAGCTTTAATCAATGCTATGATAGGATTTAAAATTCTAAATCACTTCGCTATTCAAACGTAA